Proteins encoded by one window of Salvelinus sp. IW2-2015 unplaced genomic scaffold, ASM291031v2 Un_scaffold16375, whole genome shotgun sequence:
- the LOC112080569 gene encoding guanine nucleotide exchange factor subunit RIC1 encodes MKRPIDLEAPITSIKSLQEDLLVSTADGYLHILHWDGVSNGRKAISLCTVPFSLDLQSARGGPSLDLEGLHITDMEYCVTLDGFAVVLDDGRLGFISPVASRFTAELQGVWAADVTDGTCVAVNNKYRLMAFGCASGSVLVYMIDTTTGSMQLSHKLELTPKHFPDVWNKTGAVTLIRWSPDYSVAMVTWECGGLSLWSVFGAHLICTLGEDFAYRSDGTKKDPIQISSMCWGAEGYHLWVITSKEEAALVENMEEAPPPTQTKQAGILQFHFIKSALTVNPCTSNQEQVLLHGEDRLYLTCGDPTQVPSSSSDGPHTPHPHNLAHGLEGSPLHHRSAPSPNAISQGLSTLLGHKHWHVVQIHSTYLESNWPIRFAAIDTAGQCIAVAGRRGFAHYSMSSRKWKLFGNITQEQNMTVTGGLAWWKDFVVVACYNFIDRQEELRLYLRSSNLDNAFASVTKLHSDTLLLNVFRDLIVLFRADCSICLYSIERRHDGPNPSACVELLQEVSMSRYIPHPALVVSVTLTSVRTETGMALKAPQQACMAESIMLNLAGQLIMLQRDRSGPQVREKEDQKKLLQFCPPVVLAQCVENVWTTCRSNKKKRHLLEALWLSCGEAGMKVWLPLFPRDHRKPHSFLSRRIMLPFHINIYPLAVLFEDALVLGASNETVLYDGLQGPREGREPLEVMFPYCTVERTSQIYLHHILRQLLVRNLGEQALLLAQSCAALPYFPHVMELMVHVVLEEEATSREPIPDPLLPTVAKFITEFPLFLQTIVHCARKTEYALWNYLFAAVGNPKDLFEECLMAQDLDTAASYLIILQNMEVPAVSRQHATLLFNTALEQGKWDLCRHMIRFLKAIGSGEMETPPPTPTTQEPSSTGGFEFFRNRSISLSQSADSIPAGKFNLQKTFSMPSGPSTKGSERWSKDSDCAENMYIDMMLWRHARHLLEQVRLKDLGCFSAQLGFELIGWLCRERTRVARVDDFVMALKCLHKDFLWPFPVIPACSISSPFKNGHRKTVLSQRLLKSQSADSLLNSDMDTAPPQASARNSNHTWLDGLGALGPEPKEMNTTSTHGGPQTQEAFLSPLTNKTEECSIGSATDLTETSSMVDGDWTMVDENFSTLSLTQSELEHISMELANKGPHKSQVQLRYLLHVFMEAGCLEWCVVIGLILREATVIKQVVNFLDSPEVPPETVQSIRSGLLGVDAWASADCLGYKPFLNLIRPQLQKLIETAVEQVQPEAFQPGASNPNSKLTEPQPGCPRAEDSRGPAPLCLAMPLEPPGGLVTEDGGAPEEQEEQAADEGAYDCTLS; translated from the exons tATTAAGTCTCTTCAGGAGGACTTGTTGGTGTCTACAGCTGATGGCTACCTCCACATCCTCCACTGGGACGGAGTCAGCAATGGCCGGAAGGCGATCAGTCTCTGCACCGTCCCCTTCTCCCTGGACCTTCAGTCAGCGCGCG GTGGTCCGTCTCTGGACCTGGAGGGGCTGCACATCACAGACATGGAGTACTGTGTGACTCTGGATGGCTTTGCTGTGGTGCTTGACGACGGGAGGCTGGGATTCATCAGTCCTGTAGCCAGCAGGTTTACTGCAGAA CTGCAGGGCGTCTGGGCAGCAGACGTAACAGACGGCACATGTGTGGCGGTCAACAATAAGTACAGGCTGATGGCGTTTGGTTGTGccag tggCTCAGTATTGGTGTACATGATTGACACCACTACAGGATCCATGCAGCTCTCCCACAAGCTGGAGCTCACCCCAAAACACTTCCCCG ACGTCTGGAACAAGACGGGGGCGGTGACGCTGATCCGCTGGTCCCCCGACTACAGCGTTGCCATGGTGACCTGGGAGTGCGGCGGGCTGTCTTTGTGGAGTGTGTTCGGCGCCCACCTCATCTGTACGCTCGGGGAGGACTTTGC GTATCGGTCAGACGGCACTAAGAAGGATCCTATACAGATCAGCTCTATGTGCTGGGGAGCGGAAGGCTACCACCTGTGGGTCATCACCAGTAAAGAAGAAGCAGCGCTTGTAGAGAACATGGAGGAGGCTCCACCTCCTACCCAGACCAAGCAGGCGGGCATACTGCAGTTCCACTTCATCAAAAGCGCCCTGACCGTTAACCCCTGCACG AGTAACCAGGAGCAGGTTTTACTACACGGGGAAGACCGTCTGTACCTGACCTGTGGTGACCCCACCCAGGTCCCATCCAGCAGCTCAGATGGCCCTCACACCCCTCACCCCCATAAYCTCGCCCATGGCCTGGAGGGCAGCCCCCTTCACCACCGCTCCGCCCCCTCGCCCAACGCCATCTCTCAGGGACTCAGCACTTTACTGGGACACAAGCACTGGCACGTGGTCCAG ATTCACAGCACATACCTAGAGAGCAATTGGCCTATACGG ttTGCAGCCATAGACACAGCAGGCCAGTGCATAGCGGTAGCAGGGAGACGTGGATTTGCACATTACTCCATGTCCTCCAGGAAATGGAAGCTGTTTGGGAACATCACTCAGGAGCAGAACATGACCGTGACAGGGGGGYTGGCCTGGTGGAAGGACTTTGTCGTTGTTGCGTGTTACAATTTCATCGACCGGCAAGAAGAG CTGCGTCTGTACCTCCGGTCGTCCAACCTGGACAATGCCTTCGCCTCCGTCACCAAGCTGCACTCTGACACTCTGCTGCTCAACGTGTTCAGAGACCTGATCGTCCTCTTCAGAGCAGACTGCTCCATCTGCCTCTACAGCATCGAGAGGAGRCACGACGG GCCCAACCCGTCAGCCTGTGTTGAGCTGCTTCAGGAGGTGTCCATGTCCCGCTACATCCCCCATCCCGCCCTGGTTGTGTCTGTCACTCTCACCTCGGTACGCACAGAGACCGGCATGGCGCTTAAAGCCCCACAGCAG GCCTGTATGGCAGAGAGCATCATGCTGAACCTGGCTGGCCAACTCATCATGCTACAGAGAGACCGYTCTGGACCACAGGTACGAGAGAAGGAAGACCAGAAGAAACTG CTGCAGTTCTGTCCTCCCGTGGTTCTGGCTCAGTGTGTAGAGAACGTGTGGACGACGTGTCGCAGTAACAAGAAGAAGCGCCACCTGCTGGAGGCTCTGTGGCTGTCCTGTGGCGAGGCCGGAATGAAG GTGTGGCTGCCCCTGTTCCCGCGGGACCACCGAAAGCCCCACTCGTTCCTGTCCCGGCGCATCATGCTCCCCTTCCACATCAACATCTACCCCCTGGCCGTGCTGTTTGAAGACGCCCTGGTGCTGGGGGCATCTAATGAGACCGTGCTCTACGACGGCCTGCAG GGTCCCAGAGAGGGCCGGGAGCCTCTTGAGGTGATGTTCCCTTACTGCACGGTGGAGAGGACCTCCCAGATCTACCTCCACCACATCCTGCGCCAGCTACTCGTGCGTAACCTGGGAGAGCAGGCTCTGCTCCTGGCCCAGTCCTGCGCAGCRCTCCCCTACTTCCCCCACGTCATGGAGCTCATGGTCCACGTGGTGCTGGAGGAGGAGGCCACATCCCGGGAGCCCATCCCCGACCCGCTGCTGCCCACCGTGGCCAAGTTCATCACCGAGTTCCCCCTGTTCCTCCAg ACCATCGTGCACTGCGCCAGGAAGACGGAGTACGCCCTGTGGAACTACCTGTTTGCTGCCGTGGGCAACCCCAAGGATCTGTTTGAGGAATGTCTGATGGCTCAGGACCTGGACACAGCAGCATCCTATCTCATCATACTGCAG AACATGGAGGTTCCGGCGGTGAGCCGGCAGCACGCTACACTGCTCTTCAACACGGCTCTGGAGCAGGGCAAGTGGGACCTCTGTCGTCACATGATCCGATTCCTCAAGGCCATTGGCTCTGGGGAGATGGAGACCCCGCCTCCAACACCAACCACTCAG GAACCCAGTTCGACGGGAGGCTTCGAGTTCTTCAGGAACCGCAGCATCAGTCTGTCCCAGTCAGCTGACAGCATCCCCGCTGGRAAGTTTAACCTACAGAAGACCTTTAGCATGCCTTCTGGGCCCTCCACTAAAGG GTCTGAGCGATGGAGTAAGGACAGTGACTGTGCTGAGAACATGTACATAGACATGATGTTATGGCGTCACGCCCGACACCTCCTGGAGCAGGTCCGCCTCAAAGACCTCGGCTGTTTCTCCGCCCAGCTGGGCTTCGAGYTGATTGGCTGGCTGTGCCGYGAGCGCACGCGGGTGGCGCGGGTCGATGACTTTGTCATGGCGCTGAAGTGTCTCCACAAGGACTTCCTGTGGCCGTTTCCTGTCATCCCAGCATGCTCGATCAGCTCGCCCTTCAAGAACGGACACCGCAAGACGG TGYTGAGCCAGCGGCTGCTAAAGTCCCAGTCAGCAGACAGCCTGTTGAACAGTGACATGGACACAGCGCCCCCGCAGGCCTCAGCACGCAACAGCAACCACACCTGGCTGGACGGTCTGGGGGCACTGGGGCCGGAGCCTAAAGAGATGAACACAACCTCAACCCACGGGGGGCCACAGACACAGGAGGCCTTCCTCTCTCCGCTCACTAACAAAA CGGAGGAATGCAGTATCGGTTCGGCCACAGACCTGACAGAAACCAGCAGCATGGTGGATGGAGACTGGACCATGGTGGATGAGAACTTCTCCACTCTGAGTCTGACCCAGTCTGAGCTGGAACACATCTCCATGGAGCTGGCGAACAAGGGGCCTCACAAGTCCCAGGTCCAGCTACG CTACCTGCTGCATGTGTTCATGGAGGCGGGCTGTCTGGAGTGGTGTGTTGTGATTGGTCTGATCCTGAGAGAGGCCACGGTCATCAAGCAGGTGGTCAACTTCCTGGACAGCCCAGAGGTTCCTCCTGAGACCGTCCAAAGTATCCGCTCCGGCCTGCTGGGAGTCGATGCGTGGGCCTCCGCAGACTG cctggGCTATAAACCCTTCCTGAACCTGATCCGGCCCCAGCTGCAGAAGCTGATAGAGACTGCTGTGGAGCAGGTCCAGCCTGAAGCCTTCCAGCCAGGGGCTTCCAACCCCAACTCCAAGCTGACGGAGCCCCAGCCCGGGTGCCCCAGGGCGGAGGACAGTAGAGGGCCTGCTCCCTTGTGCCTGGCCATGCCCTTGGAGCCCCCTGGAGGGTTAGTGACAGAGGACGGAGGRGCtccagaggagcaggaggagcaggcgGCAGACGAGGGGGCGTATGACTGCACCCTATCCTGA
- the LOC112080570 gene encoding endoplasmic reticulum metallopeptidase 1 → MPLLTPLTPCVCLFLLQGARRLEVGELYFDVSLLLWCGALVYFTANGLCSAYVPMLMVAFPLATKLLLAREFKLRGASVKYSVLYQLGLALPYVHFMFLIWLVFEVFTPTLGRSNTYPADVVLATIVTLSILFFSSFFLHFIYLARSTKWLLAGLGTVFTVFLLLVSCGMFFPYTADPSGPRPKRVFIQHTTRIVHGLDGQVESRDSGLWINSFDYTGMQHITPIIPEINDTIMTNCQEDRPFCGYPWFRSDKNNWYLPAPEVFPKSPVEFQLLSKEETKWGTVKMTFEVKGPSHMSLYLMPHRGASLSSWWFGDSTPQLYLAREYFIFYTHGLDAPAWNFWFEIQPPREEGPEGMISVAISSHYYFGEDQRTVQLDDMLQRFPKWAYPSSWVSTYHMYRY, encoded by the exons ATGCCCTTGTTGACCCCTCTCActccgtgtgtctgtctgttcctcctcCAGGGTGCGCGTCGTCTGGAGGTGGGGGAGCTCTACTTTGACGTGAGCCTGCTGCTGTGGTGTGGCGCACTGGTTTACTTCACAGCTAACGGCCTCTGCTCTGCCTACGTCCCCATGCTCATGGTGGCCTTCCCCCTGGCCACCAAGCTGCTCCTCGCCAGGGAGTTCAAACTCCGAG GTGCTTCGGTGAAGTACTCTGTGCTCTACCAGCTGGGTCTGGCTTTGCCCTACGTCCACTTCATGTTCCTGATCTGGTTGGTGTTTGAGGTCTTCACGCCCACCCTGGGGAGGAGCAACACATACCCTGCTGATGTGGTCCTGGCCACCATCGTCACCCTCTCCatactcttcttctcctccttcttt CTCCACTTTATCTACCTGGCCAGGTCTACTAAGTGGCTGTTGGCAGGTCTGGGAACAGTGTTTACTGTGTTTCTGTTGCTTGTATCCTGTGGTATGTTCTTCCCCTACACAGCAGACCCCTCTGGTCCACGCCCCAAACGGGTCTTCATCCAG CACACCACTCGTATCGTCCATGGTCTGGACGGCCAGGTGGAGAGTAGAGACTCAGGTCTGTGGATCAACAGCTTTGACTACACTGGCATGCAGCACATCACGCCTATCATACCAGAGATCAATGATACCATCATGACCAATTGTCAGGAGGACAGGCCTTTCTGTGGCTACCCCTGGTTCCGATCTGATAA GAATAACTGGTACCTCCCAGCCCCTGAGGTCTTTCCCAAGTCTCCTGTGGAGTTTCAGCTTCTTTCTAAAGAGGAGACAAAATGGGGAACAGTTAAGATGACTTTTGAAGTCAAAG GTCCCAGCCACATGTCCCTCTACCTCATGCCCCACCGAGGAGCCTCTCTGTCTAGCTGGTGGTTTGGGGACAGCACCCCCCAGTTATACCTGGCTAGAGAGTATTTCATATTCTACACCCATGGCCTGGACGCCCCCGCCTGGAACTTCTGGTTCGAAATACAG CCTCCCAGAGAGGAGGGCCCAGAGGGGATGATCTCAGTAGCCATCTCATCTCACTACTACTTTGGAGAGGACCAGAGGACTGTTCAGCTAGACGACATGCTACAGAGGTTCCCCAAGTGGGCCTACCCCTCTTCCTGGGTCTCCACCTATCACATGTACCGATACTGA